A genome region from Littorina saxatilis isolate snail1 linkage group LG16, US_GU_Lsax_2.0, whole genome shotgun sequence includes the following:
- the LOC138950700 gene encoding RNA-binding protein FUS-like isoform X1 has protein sequence MKYTFVLLAICLLSAVCAYGGNRGNRNGRGKNEVYGTYTGYGSYGKNGGYGVNTGSYTGSFGSEEEGSYSDSGSSESDEKKDSGRGTRGPRRGPGGRGRGGRGGRGGRGGREGRGGRGGRGGRGDSNRGGYKKGGSY, from the exons ATGAAGTACACGTTCGTCCTCCTCGCCATCTGTCTTCTGAGCGCTGTGTGTGCTTACGGCGGCAACAGAG GCAATCGCAATGGCCGTGGCAAAAACGAAGTCTATGGCACTTACACAGGTTATGGCAGTTATGGCAAAAACGGAGGTTATGGCGTGAACACCGGCAGTTACACTGGATCATTCGGCAGCGAGGAAGAAGGCTCCTACAGTGACAGTGGGTCATCCGAAAGTGACGAAAAGAAAGACTCCGGCCGTGGTACAC GTGGACCTCGACGTGGACCTGGTGGTCGTGGACGTGGTGGTCGTGGTGGTCGTGGTGGTCGTGGTGGTCGTGAAGGTCGCGGAGGTCGTGGTGGTCGTGGAGGTCGTGGAGATTCCAACCGTGGAG GATACAAAAAGGGAGGTTCATATTAA
- the LOC138950700 gene encoding RNA-binding protein FUS-like isoform X2, whose protein sequence is MKYTFVLLAICLLSAVCAYGGNRGNRNGRGKNEVYGTYTGYGSYGKNGGYGVNTGSYTGSFGSEEEGSYSDSGSSESDEKKDSGRGGPRRGPGGRGRGGRGGRGGRGGREGRGGRGGRGGRGDSNRGGYKKGGSY, encoded by the exons ATGAAGTACACGTTCGTCCTCCTCGCCATCTGTCTTCTGAGCGCTGTGTGTGCTTACGGCGGCAACAGAG GCAATCGCAATGGCCGTGGCAAAAACGAAGTCTATGGCACTTACACAGGTTATGGCAGTTATGGCAAAAACGGAGGTTATGGCGTGAACACCGGCAGTTACACTGGATCATTCGGCAGCGAGGAAGAAGGCTCCTACAGTGACAGTGGGTCATCCGAAAGTGACGAAAAGAAAGACTCCGGCCGTG GTGGACCTCGACGTGGACCTGGTGGTCGTGGACGTGGTGGTCGTGGTGGTCGTGGTGGTCGTGGTGGTCGTGAAGGTCGCGGAGGTCGTGGTGGTCGTGGAGGTCGTGGAGATTCCAACCGTGGAG GATACAAAAAGGGAGGTTCATATTAA